In Streptomyces durocortorensis, a genomic segment contains:
- the ngcE gene encoding N-acetylglucosamine/diacetylchitobiose ABC transporter substrate-binding protein, with translation MGSTSAHNNEGLGRRDLIKRSAALGLIAVPTMSFLSACASGGGDSDDKVEKGEKTDKNPLAVNGSAPLEIVIFDGGFGTKYAEDAKAVYEKTYPEAEVKFSATQKIQSVLQPRFNGGTPPDLIDNSGAQQMDMGVLVGKKQLTDLTPLLDAPSIDDPAKKVRDTLRPGIVEMGQFDGDPVWIMYYAYTVYGVWYSQTALEKLDATYPETWDEMLALCAKAKKQGIAGWTYPGKHPYYIPFSLYPFIGKIGGVEVLDAIDNLEPKAWEHPAVKAAFEAYYELYAKGYILKGTPGLDHRGSQGAWARGKALFIPNGSWVENEEAAIIPKDFKLSVGAPSSLDSSDKLPFGTIWASGGEPFIVPSKAKNPEGGMEQLRIMLSEASSKSFTSSTKSLSAFNGGTDGLELSDGLKSGVAALDKAGTNVVNPRLQDWYVKLQKEQIGVAALGEMMAGRATPAETIKKIQAFADATAKDQSIKHFRHQ, from the coding sequence ATGGGATCCACCTCCGCCCACAACAATGAGGGCCTTGGCCGTCGCGATCTGATCAAGCGTTCTGCCGCACTCGGCCTGATCGCTGTTCCGACGATGAGCTTCCTGTCCGCCTGCGCGAGCGGTGGCGGTGACAGTGACGACAAGGTCGAAAAGGGCGAGAAGACCGACAAGAACCCGCTGGCCGTCAACGGCAGCGCGCCGCTGGAGATCGTCATCTTCGACGGTGGCTTCGGCACCAAGTACGCCGAGGACGCCAAGGCCGTCTACGAGAAGACGTACCCCGAGGCGGAGGTCAAGTTCTCCGCGACGCAGAAGATCCAGTCGGTTCTTCAGCCGCGTTTCAACGGTGGCACCCCGCCCGACCTGATCGACAACTCCGGTGCCCAGCAGATGGACATGGGCGTCCTGGTCGGCAAGAAGCAGCTCACCGACCTGACCCCGCTGCTCGACGCCCCCTCCATCGACGACCCCGCCAAGAAGGTCCGCGACACCCTGCGGCCCGGCATCGTCGAGATGGGCCAGTTCGACGGCGACCCGGTCTGGATCATGTACTACGCGTACACGGTCTACGGCGTCTGGTACTCGCAGACCGCGCTGGAGAAGCTCGACGCCACGTACCCGGAGACCTGGGACGAGATGCTCGCGCTCTGCGCGAAGGCGAAGAAGCAGGGCATCGCCGGCTGGACCTACCCCGGCAAGCACCCGTACTACATCCCGTTCTCGCTCTACCCGTTCATCGGGAAGATCGGCGGCGTCGAGGTCCTCGACGCGATCGACAACCTGGAGCCGAAGGCCTGGGAGCACCCCGCGGTCAAGGCGGCCTTCGAGGCGTACTACGAGCTGTACGCCAAGGGCTACATCCTCAAGGGCACCCCCGGCCTGGACCACCGCGGCTCGCAGGGCGCCTGGGCCCGCGGCAAGGCGCTGTTCATCCCGAACGGCTCCTGGGTGGAGAACGAGGAAGCGGCGATCATCCCCAAGGACTTCAAGCTGTCCGTGGGCGCCCCCTCCAGCCTCGACTCCTCGGACAAGCTGCCCTTCGGCACGATCTGGGCGTCCGGCGGCGAGCCCTTCATCGTCCCGAGCAAGGCGAAGAACCCCGAGGGCGGCATGGAGCAGCTGCGCATCATGCTCAGCGAGGCCTCCTCCAAGTCCTTCACCAGCAGCACCAAGTCGCTGTCCGCCTTCAACGGAGGCACCGACGGCCTGGAGCTGTCGGACGGCCTGAAGTCCGGTGTCGCCGCGCTGGACAAGGCGGGCACCAACGTGGTCAACCCGCGCCTCCAGGACTGGTACGTGAAGCTCCAGAAGGAGCAGATCGGTGTCGCCGCGCTCGGCGAGATGATGGCGGGCCGCGCCACCCCGGCCGAGACCATCAAGAAGATCCAGGCCTTCGCCGACGCGACCGCCAAGGACCAGTCCATCAAGCACTTCAGGCACCAGTGA
- a CDS encoding carbohydrate ABC transporter permease, which translates to MQHGKYRFIVGFLVVPMALYVIFVIWPFIQSIYYSFTDWTGLSPDFKMVGFDNYTKMLDDDIFWKSLQHSVLLAVLLPLVTLGLALFFAFMLNVGGRRRKGAAVTGVRGSGFYKIAYFFPQVLSIAIVAILFQFAFDPAQGMINGTLKAVGFNDVPDWLGDPQLALWVIMAVLVWGTTGFFVVLFSAGMASIPKDFYEAALLDGASRFTTFFRITLPLLWDTVQSGWVYMGILALGAEGFAIVHIMSVGPGGPDYSTTVLPLYVYQSAFRDGQAGYATTIGVALLIVTLAFAAIVMRLGRRERLEY; encoded by the coding sequence ATGCAACACGGTAAATACCGGTTCATAGTCGGGTTCTTGGTGGTCCCGATGGCGTTGTACGTCATCTTCGTCATCTGGCCCTTCATCCAGTCCATCTACTACTCGTTCACGGACTGGACGGGGCTGAGTCCCGACTTCAAGATGGTCGGGTTCGACAACTACACCAAGATGCTCGACGACGACATCTTCTGGAAATCGCTACAGCACAGTGTGCTGCTGGCTGTTCTGCTGCCGCTGGTGACGCTGGGCCTCGCCCTCTTCTTCGCCTTCATGCTCAACGTGGGCGGGCGGCGCCGGAAGGGCGCCGCCGTCACCGGCGTACGGGGCTCGGGCTTCTACAAGATCGCGTACTTCTTCCCGCAGGTGCTCTCGATCGCGATCGTGGCCATCCTGTTCCAGTTCGCCTTCGACCCGGCCCAGGGCATGATCAACGGCACGCTCAAGGCCGTCGGCTTCAACGACGTACCGGACTGGCTGGGCGATCCGCAGCTGGCCCTGTGGGTCATCATGGCGGTCCTCGTCTGGGGCACGACCGGCTTCTTCGTGGTGCTGTTCTCCGCGGGCATGGCCTCCATCCCCAAGGACTTCTACGAGGCCGCCCTGCTGGACGGCGCGAGCCGCTTCACGACCTTCTTCCGGATCACGCTGCCCCTGCTGTGGGACACGGTCCAGTCCGGCTGGGTCTACATGGGCATCCTGGCCCTCGGCGCCGAGGGCTTCGCCATCGTGCACATCATGAGCGTCGGACCCGGCGGGCCCGACTACTCGACCACCGTCCTGCCGCTGTACGTCTACCAGTCGGCGTTCCGTGACGGACAGGCGGGCTACGCGACCACGATCGGTGTCGCCCTGCTCATCGTGACGCTGGCGTTCGCCGCCATCGTGATGCGGCTGGGCCGGCGCGAGCGGCTGGAGTACTGA
- a CDS encoding carbohydrate ABC transporter permease, translated as MKTTDTPPAGTDASKLPAQRTGAAGKSPSGPARSSEGQVLNVFSHGVLILWAIMVVLPLFWAVMSSFKTDSDIFNSPWSLPGSLNFDSWGRAWSQAHMSEYFLNTILVVGGSLVGTLVLGSMAAYVLARFEFPGNRFIYFLFVGGMSFPIMLALVPLFYVMDNLGLLNTIHGLILVYIAYSLPFTVFFLTSFFRTLPTSVAEASIIDGASHTRTFFQVMLPMAKPGLISVGIFNFLGQWNQYMLPTVLNTDPEKRVLAQGLVELAASQGYKGDYSGLFAGLVIAMLPVLAAYIIFQRQVVSGLTAGALK; from the coding sequence ATGAAGACCACTGACACCCCTCCCGCCGGGACCGACGCGTCCAAGCTCCCCGCGCAGCGCACCGGGGCCGCCGGCAAGAGCCCGTCGGGCCCCGCGAGGAGCAGCGAGGGCCAGGTCCTCAACGTCTTCTCGCACGGTGTGCTGATCCTCTGGGCGATCATGGTCGTCCTGCCGCTGTTCTGGGCGGTGATGTCCTCGTTCAAGACCGACTCGGACATCTTCAACTCGCCGTGGTCGCTGCCCGGCTCGCTCAACTTCGACAGCTGGGGCCGGGCCTGGAGCCAGGCCCATATGAGCGAGTACTTCCTGAACACCATCCTGGTGGTGGGCGGTTCGCTCGTCGGCACCCTGGTCCTCGGCTCGATGGCCGCCTATGTGCTCGCCCGCTTCGAGTTCCCGGGCAACCGCTTCATCTACTTCCTGTTCGTCGGCGGCATGAGTTTCCCGATCATGCTGGCCCTGGTCCCGCTGTTCTACGTCATGGACAACCTGGGGCTGCTGAACACGATCCACGGCCTGATCCTGGTGTACATCGCCTACTCGCTGCCGTTCACCGTGTTCTTCCTGACCTCGTTCTTCCGTACGCTGCCGACCTCGGTGGCGGAGGCGTCGATCATCGACGGGGCCTCGCACACCCGGACGTTCTTCCAGGTCATGCTGCCGATGGCCAAGCCCGGCCTGATCAGCGTCGGCATCTTCAACTTCCTGGGGCAGTGGAACCAGTACATGCTGCCGACGGTGCTGAACACCGACCCGGAGAAGCGGGTGCTGGCCCAGGGGCTGGTGGAGCTGGCCGCCAGCCAGGGGTACAAGGGCGACTACTCCGGCCTCTTCGCCGGCCTGGTGATCGCGATGCTGCCGGTGCTGGCGGCGTACATCATCTTCCAGCGCCAGGTGGTATCCGGCCTGACGGCGGGCGCGCTGAAGTAG
- a CDS encoding ROK family transcriptional regulator, which produces METPGSQTSLHRANLERVVRAVRMAGSLTQAEIARSTGLSAATVSNIVRELKDGGTVEVTPTSAGGRRARSVSLSGDAGIVIGVDFGHTHLRVAVGNLAHQVLAEEAEPLDVDASSAEGFDRAEALVKRLIEATGIGPDKVVGVGLGVPGPIDVESGTLGSTSILPGWTGINPSEELSGRLGVPVYVDNDANLGALGELVWGSGRGVKDLAYIKVASGVGAGLVIDGTIYRGPGGTAGEIGHITLDESGPVCRCGNRGCLETFTAARYVLPLLQPSHGPGLTMERVVQLAREGDPGCRRVIGDVGRHIGSGVANLCNLLNPSRVVLGGSLAEAGELVLGPIRDSVSRYAIPSAARQLSVLPGALGGRAEVLGALALVLSEMGDSTLLESTLPAATPAFT; this is translated from the coding sequence ATGGAGACTCCCGGGTCGCAGACATCGCTGCACAGGGCCAATCTGGAGCGGGTCGTACGCGCCGTACGGATGGCGGGATCGCTCACCCAGGCGGAGATCGCCCGGAGCACCGGGCTCTCCGCAGCCACGGTCTCCAATATCGTCCGGGAACTGAAGGACGGCGGAACGGTCGAGGTCACCCCCACCTCGGCGGGCGGCCGCCGCGCCCGCAGCGTCTCGCTCAGCGGCGACGCGGGCATCGTCATCGGCGTCGACTTCGGCCATACGCACCTGCGCGTCGCCGTCGGCAACCTGGCCCACCAGGTGCTGGCCGAGGAGGCCGAGCCGCTGGACGTCGACGCGTCGTCCGCCGAGGGCTTCGACCGGGCGGAAGCGCTGGTCAAGCGCCTCATCGAGGCCACCGGCATCGGCCCGGACAAGGTCGTCGGCGTGGGTCTCGGCGTGCCGGGTCCGATCGACGTCGAGTCGGGCACGCTGGGCTCCACCTCGATCCTGCCGGGCTGGACGGGCATCAACCCCAGCGAGGAGCTCTCCGGCCGCCTCGGAGTCCCGGTGTACGTCGACAACGACGCCAACCTCGGGGCGCTCGGCGAGCTGGTCTGGGGCAGCGGCCGGGGCGTCAAGGACCTCGCGTACATCAAGGTCGCCAGCGGTGTCGGCGCCGGTCTGGTGATCGACGGGACCATCTACCGGGGCCCCGGCGGCACGGCCGGCGAGATCGGGCACATCACGCTCGACGAGTCGGGCCCGGTCTGCCGCTGCGGCAACCGGGGCTGCCTGGAGACCTTCACCGCCGCCCGCTATGTCCTGCCGCTGCTCCAGCCCAGCCACGGGCCCGGGCTCACCATGGAGCGGGTCGTCCAGCTGGCCCGGGAGGGCGATCCGGGGTGCCGCCGGGTGATCGGCGATGTGGGCCGCCACATAGGCAGCGGGGTGGCCAACCTGTGCAATCTGCTCAACCCGAGCCGCGTGGTGCTCGGCGGCTCGCTGGCGGAGGCCGGGGAGCTGGTTCTGGGGCCCATACGGGACTCCGTGTCGCGTTACGCGATCCCCAGCGCGGCCCGGCAGCTCTCGGTGCTTCCCGGGGCGCTCGGCGGCCGTGCCGAGGTGCTGGGCGCACTCGCCCTGGTGCTCAGCGAGATGGGGGATTCAACCCTTTTGGAGAGCACCCTCCCCGCAGCGACTCCTGCCTTCACTTAG
- a CDS encoding sugar ABC transporter substrate-binding protein — protein MNTRMRRAAVAVAATTMAISLAACGSAKESGDKAEKSSEKKGDDLKIGLLLPENQTARYEKFDRPIIEKKISELTGGKAEVVYANAKQDATTQSQQVDTMITNKVDALILGAVDAKAIANSVKKAKAEGIPVVAFDRLAEGPIDAYTSFDNEEVGRAQGTALLEALGDKADGGTIVMMNGAITDPNAALFKKGAKSVLDGKVKYGKEYDTKEWKPENANANMEAAITALGKDKIDGVYSANDGMAGGIITALKAAGLPKLPPVTGQDAELAGVQRIVTGEQFMSVYKSYPAEGVVAAEMAVALAKGEALDSIATSKVDNASQKGIPTVLVPVISLTKDNIKDTVIKDGIYTIDEICTGKYKAACDKIGLK, from the coding sequence ATGAACACGCGTATGCGTCGTGCCGCCGTTGCCGTTGCCGCCACCACGATGGCGATCTCGCTGGCCGCTTGCGGGAGCGCCAAGGAGTCGGGCGACAAGGCCGAGAAGAGCTCGGAGAAGAAGGGCGACGACCTGAAGATAGGTCTGCTCCTTCCCGAGAACCAGACGGCCCGTTACGAGAAGTTCGACCGGCCGATCATCGAGAAGAAGATCAGCGAGCTCACCGGCGGCAAGGCGGAGGTCGTCTACGCCAACGCCAAGCAGGACGCGACCACTCAGTCGCAGCAGGTCGACACCATGATCACCAACAAGGTCGACGCGCTCATCCTCGGCGCGGTGGACGCGAAGGCGATCGCGAACAGCGTCAAGAAGGCCAAGGCCGAGGGCATTCCGGTCGTCGCCTTCGACCGTCTCGCCGAGGGCCCGATCGACGCGTACACCTCCTTCGACAACGAAGAGGTCGGCCGCGCCCAGGGCACCGCCCTGCTGGAGGCCCTGGGCGACAAGGCCGACGGCGGAACGATCGTGATGATGAACGGCGCGATCACCGACCCGAACGCCGCCCTCTTCAAGAAGGGCGCCAAGTCCGTCCTCGACGGCAAGGTGAAGTACGGCAAGGAGTACGACACCAAGGAGTGGAAGCCGGAGAACGCCAACGCCAACATGGAAGCGGCGATCACCGCGCTCGGCAAGGACAAGATCGACGGCGTCTACTCCGCCAACGACGGCATGGCGGGCGGCATCATCACCGCCCTGAAGGCCGCCGGTCTGCCGAAGCTCCCCCCGGTCACCGGCCAGGACGCGGAGCTGGCGGGCGTGCAGCGCATCGTCACCGGCGAGCAGTTCATGAGCGTCTACAAGTCCTACCCGGCCGAGGGCGTCGTCGCCGCCGAGATGGCCGTCGCCCTCGCCAAGGGCGAGGCGCTCGACTCGATCGCCACCTCCAAGGTCGACAACGCCAGCCAGAAGGGCATCCCGACGGTCCTCGTCCCGGTCATCTCGCTGACCAAGGACAACATCAAGGACACCGTCATCAAGGACGGCATCTACACGATCGACGAGATCTGCACCGGCAAGTACAAGGCCGCCTGCGACAAGATCGGTCTCAAGTAG
- a CDS encoding ATP-binding cassette domain-containing protein yields the protein MVHVSATPVLALRGVSKRFGAVQVLTDVELEVHAGEVVALVGDNGAGKSTLVKTIAGVHPIDEGVIEWEGSAVRIDKPHDAQNLGVATVYQDLALCDNIDVVGNLYLGRELRRFGILDEVEMERRSRELLSTLSIRIPSVRIPIASLSGGQRQTVAIARSMLGEPKLVILDEPTAALGVEQTAQVLDLVERLRERGHAVILISHNMADVKAVADKVAVLRLGRNNGVFDVKTTSQEEIISAITGATDNAVTRRAARNAEVSK from the coding sequence ATGGTTCACGTGTCCGCTACGCCCGTGTTGGCGTTGCGAGGGGTCTCCAAGCGATTCGGTGCCGTACAGGTACTCACCGATGTAGAGCTTGAGGTCCACGCCGGCGAGGTGGTCGCCCTGGTCGGCGACAACGGCGCCGGCAAATCAACGCTGGTCAAGACGATCGCCGGAGTCCACCCCATCGATGAGGGAGTCATCGAGTGGGAGGGCAGCGCCGTGCGGATCGACAAGCCGCACGACGCCCAGAACCTCGGCGTCGCGACCGTCTATCAGGACCTCGCGCTGTGCGACAACATCGACGTCGTCGGCAACCTCTACCTGGGCCGCGAGCTGCGCAGGTTCGGCATCCTGGACGAGGTGGAGATGGAGCGCCGCTCCCGCGAGCTGCTGTCCACGCTCTCCATCCGCATCCCGAGCGTCCGCATCCCGATCGCCTCGCTCTCCGGCGGCCAGCGCCAGACCGTGGCCATCGCCCGGTCGATGCTCGGCGAGCCCAAGCTCGTCATCCTCGACGAGCCGACCGCCGCCCTCGGCGTCGAGCAGACCGCGCAGGTCCTCGACCTCGTCGAGCGGCTGCGCGAGCGCGGTCACGCGGTCATCCTCATCAGCCACAACATGGCCGATGTGAAGGCCGTCGCCGACAAGGTCGCGGTGCTCCGGCTGGGCCGGAACAACGGTGTCTTCGATGTGAAGACCACCTCCCAGGAAGAGATCATCTCCGCCATCACGGGCGCCACGGACAACGCCGTGACCCGACGTGCGGCGCGCAACGCGGAGGTTTCCAAGTGA
- a CDS encoding sugar ABC transporter permease: MTTDNSATSLDKAAAPADAPVGNQDAPQGAATVVDPRLLIRQQGFTGYLTEFKRKISGGDLGSIPVIVGLAVIAIVFQSMNSEFLSAKNISDIATTMVATGMMAVGIIFVLLLGEIDLSVGSVSGVSGALVAVLSVTQGMNEWLAILVAIVSGAVMGAIHGFFFARIGAPAFAVTLAGLLFWLGFMLQLLGDSGTINLDGDGVVGQLTTYYFTDVAAAYGLAAVAVAGYFLAAFLDTRRREAAGIPARPIVDITVRTAVLAVFAFAAAYMFNQYRGLPLALVLFLIVLVGTDFLLRRTAYGRKIFALGGSVEASRRAGINVTAIRISVFSIAGTFAAIGGLFWASKIAAANQGSGTGDLLMNVIAAAVIGGTSLFGGRGRTWNALLGVMVIVSIQYGLSLEGIATPIQYMITGGVLLATVVIDSVTRKTQKTAGRA; the protein is encoded by the coding sequence GTGACCACCGACAACTCCGCGACCTCGCTGGACAAGGCCGCAGCCCCGGCCGACGCGCCGGTCGGCAACCAGGACGCGCCCCAGGGCGCCGCCACGGTCGTGGACCCCCGCCTGCTCATCCGCCAGCAGGGCTTCACCGGCTACCTGACCGAGTTCAAGCGCAAGATCAGCGGCGGTGACCTGGGCTCCATCCCGGTGATCGTCGGCCTCGCGGTCATCGCCATCGTCTTCCAGAGCATGAACTCCGAGTTCCTCTCCGCGAAGAACATCAGCGACATCGCGACCACGATGGTCGCCACCGGCATGATGGCCGTCGGCATCATCTTCGTCCTGCTGCTCGGCGAGATCGACCTCTCGGTCGGCTCGGTCAGCGGTGTCTCCGGCGCCCTCGTCGCGGTGCTCAGCGTCACCCAGGGCATGAACGAGTGGCTGGCGATCCTCGTCGCCATCGTCAGCGGGGCGGTGATGGGCGCGATCCACGGCTTCTTCTTCGCCCGGATCGGGGCCCCGGCCTTCGCCGTCACCCTGGCCGGTCTGCTGTTCTGGCTCGGCTTCATGCTCCAGCTGCTGGGCGACTCCGGCACCATCAACCTGGACGGCGACGGGGTGGTCGGCCAGCTGACCACGTACTACTTCACCGATGTCGCCGCCGCCTACGGGCTCGCCGCCGTCGCGGTCGCCGGCTACTTCCTCGCCGCCTTCCTGGACACCCGCCGCCGCGAGGCCGCGGGCATCCCGGCCCGGCCGATCGTCGACATCACCGTGCGCACCGCCGTCCTCGCGGTGTTCGCGTTCGCCGCCGCGTACATGTTCAACCAGTACCGCGGCCTGCCGCTCGCCCTGGTCCTCTTCCTGATCGTCCTGGTCGGGACGGACTTCCTGCTGCGCCGCACGGCCTACGGGCGGAAGATCTTCGCGCTCGGCGGCAGCGTCGAGGCCTCCCGGCGCGCCGGTATCAACGTCACCGCGATCCGGATCTCCGTCTTCTCCATCGCGGGGACCTTCGCGGCGATCGGCGGCCTGTTCTGGGCCTCCAAGATCGCGGCGGCCAACCAGGGCTCCGGCACCGGCGACCTGCTGATGAACGTCATCGCGGCGGCCGTCATCGGCGGCACGAGCCTCTTCGGCGGCCGCGGCCGCACCTGGAACGCGCTGCTCGGTGTCATGGTGATCGTCTCCATCCAGTACGGACTGTCACTGGAAGGCATCGCCACCCCGATCCAGTACATGATCACCGGCGGTGTGCTTCTCGCCACGGTCGTGATCGACTCCGTCACCCGAAAGACCCAGAAGACCGCGGGCCGCGCCTGA
- the dxs gene encoding 1-deoxy-D-xylulose-5-phosphate synthase, whose translation MDLLTRIKGPRDLDRLSLGELEQLAEEIRTFLVDAVSKTGGHLGPNLGVVELTIALHRVFESPKDKVLWDTGHQSYVHKLLTGRQDFSRLKSKGGLSGYPSRAESEHDIIENSHASGVLGWADGLAKANEVLDKDDHVVAVIGDGALTGGMAWEALNNIAAAKDRPLVIVVNDNERSYAPTIGGLANHLATLRTTDGYERFLARGKDILERTPVVGRPLYETLHGAKKGLKDFIAPQGMFEDLGLKYVGPIDGHDIEALESALQRAKRFGGPVIVHCLTEKGRGYTPALEDEADRFHAVGKIHPDTGLPISSSGLDWTSVFGEEMLKLGQEREDIVAITAAMLQPVGLGRFEAAFPDRIYDVGIAEQHGAVSAAGLATGGLHPVFAVYATFLNRAFDQVLMDVALHKCGVTFVLDRAGITGTDGASHNGMWDMSILQCVPTLRIAAPRDADQVRAQLREAVDVDDAPTVVRFSKGAVGPAVKAVGKAGGMDILREPKAARPDVLIVSVGALAPMCLEIADLLDAQGISSTVVDPRWVKPVDEALAPLAERHRVVVTVEDNCRAGGVGSAVAQALRDAGVDVPLRDFGIPPVFLDHASRGEVMAEIGLTAPDIARQVTGLVAKLDGRFESRAVEPARD comes from the coding sequence GTGGATCTGCTGACCCGCATCAAGGGACCGCGCGACCTGGACCGGCTCAGCCTCGGTGAGCTGGAGCAGCTCGCGGAGGAGATCCGTACCTTCCTCGTGGACGCGGTGTCCAAGACCGGCGGTCACCTCGGGCCCAACCTGGGCGTCGTCGAGCTCACCATCGCCCTGCACCGGGTCTTCGAGTCGCCCAAGGACAAGGTGCTCTGGGACACCGGCCACCAGAGCTACGTGCACAAGCTGCTCACCGGCCGCCAGGACTTCTCCCGGCTCAAGAGCAAGGGCGGCCTCTCCGGCTACCCCTCCCGTGCCGAGTCCGAGCACGACATCATCGAGAACAGCCACGCCTCCGGGGTCCTCGGCTGGGCCGACGGCCTCGCCAAGGCGAACGAGGTCCTCGACAAGGACGACCACGTCGTCGCGGTCATCGGCGACGGCGCGCTCACCGGAGGCATGGCCTGGGAGGCGCTGAACAACATCGCCGCCGCCAAGGACCGCCCCCTCGTCATCGTCGTCAACGACAACGAGCGCTCCTACGCCCCCACCATCGGCGGACTCGCCAACCACCTCGCCACGCTCCGTACGACCGACGGTTACGAACGGTTCCTGGCCCGCGGCAAGGACATCCTGGAGCGCACGCCCGTCGTCGGCCGCCCGCTGTACGAGACCCTGCACGGCGCCAAGAAGGGCCTCAAGGACTTCATCGCCCCGCAGGGCATGTTCGAGGACCTCGGCCTGAAGTACGTCGGCCCGATCGACGGCCACGACATCGAGGCCCTGGAGTCCGCGCTCCAGCGCGCCAAGCGCTTCGGCGGCCCGGTCATCGTGCACTGCCTCACCGAGAAGGGCCGCGGCTACACCCCGGCCCTGGAGGACGAGGCCGACCGCTTCCACGCGGTGGGCAAGATCCACCCGGACACCGGGCTGCCGATTTCCAGCTCCGGCCTCGACTGGACCTCCGTCTTCGGCGAGGAGATGCTCAAGCTCGGCCAGGAGCGCGAGGACATCGTCGCCATCACCGCGGCCATGCTCCAGCCCGTCGGCCTCGGCAGGTTCGAGGCCGCCTTCCCGGACCGGATCTACGACGTCGGCATCGCCGAGCAGCACGGCGCGGTCTCCGCGGCGGGCCTCGCCACCGGCGGCCTCCACCCGGTCTTCGCGGTCTACGCCACCTTCCTCAACCGCGCCTTCGACCAGGTCCTGATGGACGTCGCCCTGCACAAGTGCGGCGTCACCTTCGTCCTGGACCGGGCCGGCATCACCGGCACGGACGGCGCCTCGCACAACGGCATGTGGGACATGTCGATCCTCCAGTGCGTGCCCACGCTCCGGATCGCCGCCCCGCGCGACGCCGACCAGGTCCGCGCCCAGCTGCGCGAGGCCGTCGACGTCGACGACGCGCCCACCGTGGTCCGCTTCTCCAAGGGCGCGGTCGGCCCGGCGGTCAAGGCCGTCGGCAAGGCGGGCGGCATGGACATCCTGCGCGAGCCGAAGGCGGCCCGCCCCGACGTTCTGATCGTCTCCGTCGGCGCGCTCGCCCCGATGTGTCTGGAGATCGCCGACCTGCTGGACGCCCAGGGCATCTCCAGCACCGTCGTCGACCCGCGCTGGGTCAAACCGGTCGACGAGGCGCTCGCCCCGCTCGCCGAGCGCCACCGTGTCGTCGTCACGGTCGAGGACAACTGCCGCGCCGGAGGCGTCGGTTCCGCCGTTGCCCAGGCGCTGCGCGACGCCGGCGTCGACGTACCGCTGCGCGACTTCGGCATCCCGCCGGTCTTCCTCGACCACGCGTCGCGCGGCGAGGTCATGGCCGAGATCGGACTGACCGCACCGGACATCGCCCGCCAGGTCACCGGCCTGGTCGCCAAGCTCGACGGCCGCTTCGAGAGCCGCGCGGTGGAGCCCGCCCGCGACTGA